The stretch of DNA ACAACGTTGACGAAATGCGGCAGCAAATCCTGGCTCTTGCTCAATTAGTTCTAAGAAGTCGGTGGTTGCAAGAGTAATACAGATCACCTCATTAGAAGCGATCGCGGTCTCGCAAGGCATTCCTCGCAAAATTCCTGCCCAGCCTAATACCTCTCCAGGATTTAATAACTTCAACGTACTGGGCAGTTGGGTTCGCGGATCATACCCTAAGTAGCGAGCTTGCCCTTCATACAAAATAGCAATTTGAACAGGCAGTTTTTCCCGTACTAGGATCGCCTGTCCCATCCGGTAACGCAGTAGCTGAAATTTTGGCAATAGCCGCGTGACAGTAGCGGGCGATAACTGGCTAAAGCCAGGAACTTGAGCTAAAAACTCTTGAATTGTGTTTGTGGTGTAAGTCATGAGGAAGCAGAAGTAGCAACAGCACCAGAGTTATTAACAGCGTTGATTTGATGAAGCTGCTCTTGCAGCCAGTTATTAAACAGCTCGTTCAGCAGCCGTTGTCGCATGGGTTCATCTAGTTGCGCCGGAAGGAATTTTTCTAACCGCACAATCACCACCCATTCTCCCAACTGGGTCGGAGGCCACAACTGCCCTGGCTGGCTCATTGACAGCACTTTTGCTAATTGTGGATGAGGAACGCTCAATTCCACAGGGCCAATTAAACCTCCCGTCTGAGATTCAGGCCCTTGAGAATATTCCCGTGCTAAGTCCGCAAAAGATTGCTCACCTTCTTGGATGCGAAAATAGAGTTCTTGAGCAATCCCCACATCTTGGGTCCGGATAAGGGAATAAATCACCTTGTCCATTTGCCCTTTTCTCTGCAAGAAGTAAGACTCTAGCTTGATTCCCCAAGTGGCCTGCTTAAATTTTTCGATTCGTAATCCCCGCTCAGTCCTAGCCTTGAATTCTTCAGGAGCTAGCTGGCGCTGCGACAACCAAGCCTGCTGTGCTTCCTCTGATGTCAGCTGGTTTTGGGCATAAAAGTGCTGGCAGGCTTGAGTAACTTCTTCCGGCGTACAAGTGTAAGGAATAGTCACCTGATCGAGCAAGACTTCTCGCAATAGCTGAGGTAATAGTTGGTATCGCGCCAAGAGCGGAATGATTTCTGCGGCAGTGATGGGGCGATCCCCAACTTGCAGAATCACGGTCATATCAGCGGGCGGGGGGCTTTCCAAAACAGAGTTTTTTTGTGAAGACATTAAGTTACTGGGGGCTAGAACTCAATTAGCGGCAGACTGTTCATGACGGAAAACTAGTCTATGAAGGTGCGATCGCAATTACTAGCAATCACCTTTTACTTGGTATCAGCACCACTTCACTAATCAAGATACCCATTGCAGTGACAGCTATACCTACGGTAGTTCTTGCTATCTAACTATCTCTAAAATCATTAGTCAAAATTAACAAGCGATCGCACATTTAACTATGGATGCAGAAACAATTCTGCATTATTTGGATGGGAGCCAGCGATCGTGAACACGGTTTCCATCACTTGGCGGATAGTGTCCCAATCAAGCAGTACATGCGGTTATGGACATTCAAGATGTAGAGCAACAAGCAGCGCGATTAATGACTGAAGGGCTCAGCAGTGGCGTTGCTGGCGAACAGAGGCTTTGCAGATAGCAAAATTGACCAAGTGTCTCCGCGAGACGTTGGGCTGGCATTTCCGAATCCGCATCAAGCAATCATTTCAATGCCAGCTTGGGACACTAGTTCGGGAGCATCCCACTAATGCAGAAGTAAGGGCAAGGAGGCAGAATTGAGGAGTAGGGCACAAGGCTAACTCATGACTCCGGAAGAACAGGACCGTCTGCGAGCTTGCACTCAAGAGATCGCCGAGATTTTGTACCGCAACAGTGACAAAGTCGCTCTAACAACGCTGGAAGGTATTGAGCAAACGGTACGACAACAGATGCTAGAGCAGGTGAGCCCCGAAGTTGCCCTTTTTTTATCAACCATCAAGCCCGAACGGAACGTGGACGAGTCCGGCAGTTGAAGAGTTTGGTGGGCAAGATTCACTTGCGCCAATCGCAGGCAGAGCAATTAGGAGTGAGAGCGCGCAGTCGAATGAGCGGGGGTTTGGAGAAGGCGTGCTTGCGCTTGAGTGCCAACGAGTCG from Trichocoleus desertorum ATA4-8-CV12 encodes:
- a CDS encoding peptidylprolyl isomerase, which gives rise to MTVILQVGDRPITAAEIIPLLARYQLLPQLLREVLLDQVTIPYTCTPEEVTQACQHFYAQNQLTSEEAQQAWLSQRQLAPEEFKARTERGLRIEKFKQATWGIKLESYFLQRKGQMDKVIYSLIRTQDVGIAQELYFRIQEGEQSFADLAREYSQGPESQTGGLIGPVELSVPHPQLAKVLSMSQPGQLWPPTQLGEWVVIVRLEKFLPAQLDEPMRQRLLNELFNNWLQEQLHQINAVNNSGAVATSASS